The proteins below are encoded in one region of Macrococcus armenti:
- a CDS encoding DUF423 domain-containing protein codes for MKLFLIIGAINAMLAVALGAFGAHGLEGKLSEKYMDIWDKATTYQMYHALGIIAIAILSGTTKMNLNTAGWLMTFGIVFFSGSLYVLALTQIKVLGAITPIGGVLFIAAWVMLMIAAIKY; via the coding sequence TTGAAATTATTTTTAATTATAGGTGCAATTAACGCAATGTTAGCAGTAGCACTTGGAGCATTTGGCGCACATGGTCTGGAAGGTAAGTTATCTGAGAAGTACATGGATATATGGGATAAAGCGACGACGTATCAGATGTATCACGCGTTAGGGATTATTGCAATTGCAATATTAAGCGGTACGACGAAGATGAATTTAAATACAGCTGGATGGTTAATGACGTTTGGAATTGTGTTTTTCAGTGGTTCCCTTTACGTATTAGCTTTAACACAAATTAAAGTGCTAGGTGCGATTACACCAATTGGTGGCGTGTTATTTATTGCAGCATGGGTAATGTTAATGATTGCAGCAATTAAATATTAA
- a CDS encoding DUF5327 family protein, with the protein MNDRLIQKLTQEIEALKRATTHAEYNKHLYAIEMMANIGQSKVVHTAPSYSQAEESPTGPHAGITTEELKMMGAKVVSSEQKIKTDDGFGNGDSIFDF; encoded by the coding sequence GTGAACGATAGACTCATCCAGAAGTTAACACAGGAAATTGAAGCGTTAAAGCGTGCGACGACACACGCAGAATATAACAAACATCTCTATGCGATTGAGATGATGGCAAATATCGGTCAGAGTAAAGTTGTTCATACTGCACCATCTTATTCGCAGGCAGAAGAATCACCTACAGGTCCGCATGCGGGTATAACGACAGAAGAACTTAAGATGATGGGGGCAAAAGTTGTGTCCAGCGAGCAGAAGATTAAAACTGATGATGGATTCGGAAATGGTGATTCAATCTTTGATTTTTAA
- a CDS encoding uracil-DNA glycosylase: MNWEQIFHEIKQKYNYSTMDEFLENEYATKTIYPARENIYNAFKFTPFEAVKVVIIGQDPYHGPNQAHGLAFSVLDGEKLPPSLRNMYQELESDLGIKRQTGELTGWAYEGVLLLNNVLTVRAHEAHSHKGIGWEQFTTEIVKAIAQYKENVVFILWGKPAQKLMPLIDTSKHKVIKSVHPSPLSAYRGFFGSKPYSETNAYLVEHNKAPIDWGREDKQ, encoded by the coding sequence ATGAATTGGGAACAAATCTTTCATGAAATTAAACAAAAATATAATTATAGTACAATGGATGAATTCCTTGAGAATGAATATGCAACGAAGACGATATATCCAGCGCGCGAAAACATTTACAATGCCTTTAAATTTACACCGTTTGAAGCGGTGAAAGTCGTTATCATCGGACAAGATCCATATCATGGACCGAACCAGGCGCATGGGTTAGCATTTTCTGTATTGGATGGGGAGAAATTGCCGCCATCCCTTCGAAATATGTATCAGGAATTAGAAAGTGACCTGGGGATAAAGCGACAAACAGGAGAATTAACAGGTTGGGCATATGAAGGTGTGTTATTATTAAATAATGTATTAACTGTGCGTGCACATGAAGCACATTCGCATAAAGGTATCGGGTGGGAGCAGTTTACGACGGAGATTGTTAAAGCGATTGCGCAATACAAAGAAAATGTAGTCTTTATACTGTGGGGGAAACCAGCACAGAAACTTATGCCGTTAATCGATACTTCTAAACATAAAGTGATAAAAAGTGTGCACCCGAGTCCGCTCAGTGCATATCGAGGTTTCTTTGGTTCAAAACCATATAGTGAAACGAATGCGTATTTAGTAGAACATAATAAAGCACCTATTGACTGGGGAAGGGAGGATAAACAGTGA
- the thiD gene encoding bifunctional hydroxymethylpyrimidine kinase/phosphomethylpyrimidine kinase, whose protein sequence is MSLKKILTIAGSDTSAGAGMQADLKTFQEYNTYGMVALTAVVAMDPETWGHDVTPLPIELLDKQIKTALSIGPDAIKTGMLGTEEIIERAAKAFQDSNAQYFVVDPVMVCKGEDEVLNPGNTDAMIKHLLPLATVVTPNLFEAGQLSGLGKLTSIEDMKRAAETIHNRGAKHVVIKGGKALESDKALDLYYDGETFTLLTTDKFQSSYNHGAGCTFAAATTANLALGKSPREAVIAAKGFVASAIKHGWKMNDFVGPVQHGAYNHVEKIDVATEEV, encoded by the coding sequence ATGAGCTTAAAGAAAATATTAACAATTGCCGGATCAGATACAAGTGCAGGAGCTGGTATGCAGGCAGACTTAAAAACATTCCAGGAATATAACACATATGGTATGGTCGCACTAACTGCTGTCGTTGCGATGGACCCTGAAACTTGGGGTCACGATGTTACTCCGCTACCAATCGAATTATTAGATAAACAAATTAAAACTGCATTATCAATCGGACCTGATGCGATTAAAACAGGTATGTTAGGAACGGAAGAGATTATTGAACGCGCTGCAAAAGCATTTCAGGATTCTAACGCTCAATATTTCGTTGTAGACCCTGTAATGGTATGTAAAGGTGAAGATGAAGTACTTAACCCGGGAAATACTGATGCAATGATCAAACATTTGTTACCACTTGCAACAGTTGTAACACCAAATTTATTTGAAGCAGGTCAGTTATCAGGTCTTGGTAAATTAACTTCTATTGAAGATATGAAGCGCGCAGCTGAAACAATTCATAATCGTGGTGCGAAACACGTTGTGATTAAAGGTGGTAAAGCTTTAGAATCAGATAAAGCTTTAGACTTATATTATGATGGTGAGACATTTACGTTACTGACAACTGATAAATTCCAATCATCATATAACCATGGTGCCGGCTGTACATTTGCAGCTGCTACAACTGCAAACTTAGCACTTGGTAAATCTCCACGTGAAGCAGTTATCGCTGCAAAAGGATTCGTTGCTTCAGCAATTAAACATGGCTGGAAGATGAATGACTTTGTAGGTCCTGTACAACACGGTGCATATAACCATGTAGAGAAGATTGACGTCGCAACTGAAGAAGTTTAA
- a CDS encoding YojF family protein, giving the protein MELIEQQQVQNLLNQYQNKPVYLHVETTNGAYASHFDEKVFNAGTFLRNIQVSYIQGIITGGNKEPYRVGLKLNNGWIYVQGLTHFEIDAQGRFLMAGLNYQGQLAAALQISEKPFEV; this is encoded by the coding sequence ATGGAATTAATCGAACAACAACAAGTACAAAACTTGTTAAATCAATATCAGAACAAACCTGTCTATTTACACGTTGAAACGACAAATGGTGCTTATGCCAGTCATTTTGACGAGAAAGTATTCAATGCCGGTACGTTTTTAAGAAATATTCAAGTCAGTTACATACAAGGCATCATTACAGGTGGAAACAAAGAACCATACCGTGTTGGCCTTAAGCTGAATAACGGATGGATATATGTACAAGGTTTGACACATTTCGAAATCGATGCACAAGGTCGTTTCTTAATGGCAGGATTAAATTATCAGGGGCAACTCGCTGCAGCATTACAAATTAGCGAAAAGCCGTTTGAAGTATAG
- the bshB2 gene encoding bacillithiol biosynthesis deacetylase BshB2, with translation MEQERQVLMIFPHPDDEAFGVSGTIMKHIDNGTPVTYACLTLGQMGRNLGNPPFATRESLPKIREKELEAACAAMGITDLRKMGYRDKTLEFELQEDLVKMVTELIDELNPSLIISFYPGYSVHPDHEATASAVIEAVRQLDNKPKLHLVAFSHDSLEDLGEPNVVNDITGYEARKLKVLEAHASQTGPMLESLAADTQQAEAAKDMWLKSERFYQYEV, from the coding sequence ATGGAACAAGAAAGACAAGTATTGATGATTTTCCCTCACCCTGACGATGAAGCATTTGGTGTATCAGGTACAATTATGAAACATATCGATAATGGAACACCTGTTACTTATGCTTGTCTGACATTAGGTCAGATGGGACGAAACTTAGGTAATCCTCCATTTGCAACACGTGAGTCATTACCAAAAATCCGAGAGAAAGAATTGGAAGCCGCATGTGCTGCAATGGGTATTACTGACTTACGCAAGATGGGTTACCGAGACAAGACGTTAGAATTTGAATTACAGGAAGATTTAGTGAAGATGGTGACGGAGTTGATTGATGAATTAAATCCTTCACTTATTATTTCATTCTACCCTGGTTACTCTGTTCATCCAGATCATGAAGCTACAGCAAGTGCGGTCATTGAAGCGGTGAGACAGTTAGATAACAAACCGAAACTTCACCTTGTTGCATTCAGTCATGACAGTTTAGAAGACTTAGGTGAACCAAATGTCGTAAACGATATTACTGGTTACGAGGCACGTAAACTTAAAGTACTGGAAGCTCATGCTTCACAAACAGGGCCAATGCTGGAAAGTTTAGCTGCAGATACACAGCAGGCAGAAGCTGCAAAAGATATGTGGCTGAAGTCTGAACGATTCTATCAATACGAAGTATAA
- the folE2 gene encoding GTP cyclohydrolase FolE2: MEQYNLNTREGRWKHFGSVDPIKGTKPTVKEQMTDLQSSKKNFLFEIDHVGIKNLTYPVRLDGYQTAGTFSLSTHLSKDEKGINMSRILESVERHYDNGLPLDFKTLRDVLITLQTVMHQKNATVDVEAKWFFDRFSPVTNLRAVGHADTMFSLTVEGDKAIQKSLTLTAMVTTLCPCSKEISEYSAHNQRGIVTVKADFEPEMMLPENFKELMLEAMEVNASSMLYPILKRTDEKAVTERAYENPRFVEDLLRLIAADLVELDFIKGFTIECRNEESIHQHDAFARLTYQK; the protein is encoded by the coding sequence ATGGAACAATATAATTTAAATACACGTGAAGGTCGATGGAAACACTTTGGTTCTGTTGACCCAATTAAAGGTACGAAACCTACAGTTAAAGAACAAATGACTGATTTACAAAGTTCAAAGAAAAACTTCTTGTTCGAAATCGATCATGTAGGTATTAAAAATTTAACATATCCAGTTCGTTTAGATGGTTATCAGACAGCTGGTACCTTCAGTCTTTCAACACATTTATCAAAAGACGAAAAAGGTATTAACATGAGTCGTATATTAGAGTCTGTGGAGCGTCATTATGATAACGGGCTACCGCTTGACTTCAAAACTTTAAGAGACGTGCTCATCACATTACAAACAGTAATGCACCAGAAAAATGCAACAGTTGATGTTGAAGCAAAGTGGTTCTTTGACCGCTTCAGTCCTGTAACAAACTTACGTGCTGTCGGCCATGCCGATACAATGTTCAGCTTAACTGTTGAAGGTGATAAAGCAATCCAGAAGTCATTAACATTGACGGCAATGGTAACAACGCTTTGCCCTTGTTCTAAAGAAATCAGCGAATATTCAGCGCATAACCAGCGCGGTATTGTTACGGTTAAAGCAGACTTTGAACCAGAGATGATGCTACCGGAAAACTTCAAGGAACTAATGTTAGAAGCGATGGAAGTAAATGCGAGCAGTATGCTATACCCTATTTTAAAACGTACAGATGAAAAAGCTGTTACAGAACGCGCATATGAAAATCCGCGATTTGTTGAAGACTTACTGCGTTTAATCGCAGCAGACTTAGTTGAACTGGATTTCATTAAAGGGTTTACAATTGAGTGCCGCAATGAAGAGTCTATTCACCAGCATGATGCATTTGCACGATTAACATATCAAAAGTAA
- a CDS encoding sugar O-acetyltransferase: MKTEKEKMLQGDLYDPSDATLVQDRINARLLFRKYNNTPESEIEVRTALIKQIFGTTGNTIHVESDLKVDYGYNIHVGENFYSNYDLTILDVARVTIGDNCMIAPGVHIYTATHPTNPVARNSSKEFAFPVTIGHNCWIGGRAIINPGITIGNNVVIASGAVVTKDVPDNVVVAGVPAKIIQTIK; this comes from the coding sequence ATGAAAACTGAAAAAGAAAAAATGTTACAAGGAGATTTATACGATCCTTCAGATGCAACATTAGTACAGGATCGTATAAATGCTAGACTATTATTCAGAAAATATAACAATACACCTGAAAGTGAAATTGAGGTTCGTACTGCACTTATTAAACAAATATTTGGCACGACAGGTAACACGATTCATGTAGAATCAGATTTGAAAGTTGATTATGGTTATAACATTCATGTAGGTGAGAATTTTTACTCGAATTATGATTTAACGATATTGGATGTTGCACGTGTCACAATTGGTGATAATTGTATGATCGCACCTGGCGTTCACATTTATACCGCGACCCATCCTACAAACCCCGTAGCACGTAATAGCAGTAAGGAATTTGCATTTCCTGTTACGATTGGACATAATTGCTGGATCGGTGGTCGGGCAATCATTAACCCAGGTATAACGATCGGTAATAACGTCGTCATTGCAAGTGGCGCAGTCGTAACGAAAGACGTACCGGACAATGTCGTCGTTGCAGGTGTTCCAGCAAAAATAATACAAACGATAAAATAA
- a CDS encoding HAD family hydrolase: MVKLIATDMDGTLLNSAHEVSEENIKAIQYAQSKGVTVAIATGRAFYEANTPVKPTGLKVPFICLNGAEVRDEDFNIIYTSKLNNEQIKRITNILKQHDLYYQVYTSARIYTEDKEKDLQIYIDIAEKMGHTPDVEKIRRSIQKRIDNGSLKEVQNYDEIYERDGEIVLKFLAFSSDLDKIDAAKEALASYNSLAVSSSSRGNIEITHNDAQKGIALQAICEQLNITMDEVMAIGDNLNDVSMLERVKYSFAMSNGAEEVKQVAKFIAGDNEESGVGRAIMQVMNGEIE, from the coding sequence ATGGTTAAATTAATCGCGACAGATATGGATGGTACATTACTAAACAGTGCGCATGAAGTTTCTGAGGAAAATATTAAAGCAATTCAGTATGCGCAGTCAAAGGGTGTTACAGTTGCAATAGCGACAGGACGTGCATTCTATGAAGCGAATACACCTGTGAAACCAACAGGATTAAAGGTGCCATTCATATGTTTAAACGGTGCTGAAGTACGTGATGAGGATTTTAATATTATTTATACTTCGAAGCTTAATAATGAACAGATTAAACGCATTACAAATATATTAAAGCAGCATGATCTATATTATCAAGTGTATACGAGTGCGAGAATTTATACAGAAGATAAAGAGAAGGATCTGCAGATCTATATCGACATTGCAGAGAAGATGGGGCATACACCAGACGTTGAGAAGATTCGCAGATCAATTCAGAAACGTATTGATAATGGTTCGTTGAAAGAAGTACAAAATTACGATGAAATTTATGAGCGTGACGGTGAGATTGTGCTGAAGTTTTTAGCGTTCTCTAGTGATCTGGATAAAATCGATGCAGCGAAAGAGGCGCTTGCATCATACAACAGTCTGGCAGTATCATCATCATCACGTGGAAATATCGAAATTACACATAATGATGCTCAAAAGGGTATAGCGCTTCAGGCAATTTGTGAGCAGCTTAATATTACGATGGATGAAGTAATGGCGATAGGAGATAACTTAAACGATGTATCGATGCTTGAGCGTGTGAAGTATTCGTTTGCGATGTCTAATGGAGCAGAAGAAGTAAAACAAGTTGCAAAATTCATTGCAGGTGATAACGAAGAAAGTGGTGTGGGACGCGCAATTATGCAAGTGATGAACGGAGAAATTGAATAA
- the tadA gene encoding tRNA adenosine(34) deaminase TadA, with the protein MNHETYMRMAIEEAKKAYAVDEVPIGAVVVRHGAVIGRGHNLRESDQNPLMHAEVVAINEASKTIGSWRLEDCILYVTLEPCVMCSGAIVMSRIPTVVYGAHDSKGGCSGSLMNLLQESRFNHQATIINGVLHDECSQLLKDFFKALRKKKSLEKINKLNDSLS; encoded by the coding sequence ATGAACCATGAAACCTATATGCGGATGGCCATTGAAGAAGCGAAAAAAGCATATGCTGTTGATGAAGTGCCGATTGGTGCAGTCGTTGTAAGACATGGCGCAGTTATCGGAAGAGGACATAACTTAAGAGAATCTGACCAGAATCCATTAATGCACGCAGAAGTTGTAGCGATTAATGAAGCGAGTAAGACAATCGGATCATGGCGATTAGAAGACTGTATATTATATGTCACACTTGAACCATGTGTGATGTGCAGCGGCGCGATTGTGATGAGTCGCATTCCTACTGTAGTTTATGGTGCGCATGATTCTAAAGGAGGTTGTAGCGGTTCTTTAATGAATTTACTACAGGAATCGAGATTCAACCATCAGGCAACGATAATAAATGGTGTTCTGCATGATGAATGCAGTCAGTTGCTGAAAGACTTTTTTAAAGCACTTAGAAAAAAGAAATCACTCGAAAAGATTAATAAACTTAATGATAGTCTTTCTTAG
- a CDS encoding deoxynucleoside kinase, producing the protein MTPLFIAIEGPIGVGKSSLTKKLADTLNLAPIYEIVEENPFLSDFYEDISKWSFQTEMFFLCNRYKVLTDLSEEASVISDYHILKNKVFANNTLNQKEYKMFEEIYDILTREVRTPDITVFLTADLEVLKHRIQLRNRDFESYIEDDYLIKLTEDYHRVYESMKDDHNTILINTSDIDFVQNEEDYTKIVKQIKEMIGA; encoded by the coding sequence ATGACACCTTTATTTATAGCGATTGAAGGACCGATTGGTGTCGGTAAAAGTTCATTAACAAAGAAACTCGCTGATACATTAAACTTAGCACCCATCTATGAAATTGTAGAAGAGAATCCTTTTCTGTCAGATTTCTATGAAGATATTTCTAAATGGAGCTTCCAGACGGAGATGTTCTTTCTATGTAATAGGTATAAAGTATTGACGGATTTATCAGAAGAAGCTTCCGTCATTAGTGATTATCATATATTAAAGAATAAAGTATTTGCGAACAATACTCTAAATCAAAAAGAATACAAAATGTTTGAAGAGATTTACGATATATTAACACGTGAAGTTCGTACACCAGACATCACCGTATTTCTGACTGCAGATTTAGAAGTATTAAAACATCGTATTCAATTACGTAACAGAGACTTCGAATCTTATATTGAAGACGATTACTTAATTAAACTTACAGAAGATTATCATCGTGTATATGAATCAATGAAAGATGATCATAATACGATACTTATCAATACGAGCGATATTGATTTCGTTCAAAACGAAGAAGACTATACAAAAATCGTGAAGCAAATTAAGGAAATGATAGGAGCATAA
- a CDS encoding deoxynucleoside kinase → MNMYTIPNDAIITIAGTVGVGKSSLTKALAEKLNFRTSFEKVDNNPYLEKFYNDFDRWSFHLQIYFLAERFKEQKRIFEYGGGFIQDRSIYEDVDIFAKMHEEGGTMTKEDFETYYQLYEAMVMTPYFPQPDCLIFLESDYEDVIKRIAERGRQMEIETDETYWRALYARYVEWIENFNACPVIRININEYDVYDNIDSLDPVIEKIAKVIHTHRSMHKR, encoded by the coding sequence ATAAATATGTATACAATACCAAACGATGCAATAATAACAATTGCAGGAACAGTCGGCGTCGGCAAAAGTTCCTTAACGAAAGCACTAGCTGAGAAGCTTAACTTTAGAACATCATTTGAAAAAGTAGATAACAATCCATATTTAGAAAAGTTTTATAATGACTTTGATCGCTGGAGTTTCCACCTTCAAATTTATTTCTTAGCAGAACGTTTCAAAGAACAAAAACGTATATTTGAGTATGGTGGTGGATTCATACAAGACCGTTCGATATACGAAGACGTTGATATATTCGCTAAGATGCATGAAGAAGGCGGTACGATGACGAAAGAAGATTTCGAAACGTACTACCAATTATATGAAGCGATGGTGATGACACCGTATTTTCCACAACCCGACTGCTTAATCTTCCTTGAAAGTGATTATGAAGATGTCATTAAACGTATTGCAGAACGTGGTCGCCAGATGGAGATTGAAACAGATGAAACTTACTGGCGTGCACTATATGCAAGATATGTCGAATGGATTGAAAACTTTAATGCATGTCCTGTAATACGTATTAATATTAATGAATATGATGTGTATGATAACATCGATTCATTAGACCCTGTAATCGAGAAAATTGCAAAAGTCATCCATACACACCGTTCAATGCATAAACGATAA
- a CDS encoding HAD family hydrolase: MTKLIVFDKDGTLMELGSIFVKLADDVINEFSSRTNIHVPKSEIKDAFNIIDEKIDMFTASSSARKIVEKLSLLPNGDNISQFVSKKLESMHTENEASKIEIIHGVKETLEQLKSEGYHLAIVSADDTESMDLFLNKFNIKEVFDKVVTSDNSKYHKPQKELLEEVMQALNCAPEETIMVGDTEIDVMLGRNAGVHKVISVLSGSGDSQDLQNADVILNSVADLQDII, from the coding sequence ATGACGAAACTGATTGTATTTGATAAAGATGGGACGTTAATGGAACTGGGTAGTATATTTGTGAAACTGGCGGATGATGTAATTAATGAATTTTCCTCAAGAACGAATATTCACGTACCGAAGTCGGAAATTAAAGATGCATTTAATATAATAGACGAGAAGATTGATATGTTTACAGCATCCAGTAGTGCGAGAAAGATTGTTGAGAAGTTATCGCTTCTTCCGAATGGTGATAATATTAGTCAGTTTGTCTCAAAAAAATTAGAAAGTATGCATACTGAAAATGAAGCGTCTAAAATTGAAATCATTCATGGTGTTAAAGAAACGCTGGAACAATTAAAGTCAGAAGGATATCATCTTGCAATCGTGTCAGCAGATGACACAGAGTCAATGGACTTATTCTTAAATAAGTTTAATATAAAAGAAGTTTTCGATAAAGTTGTTACAAGTGACAATTCTAAGTATCATAAGCCACAAAAAGAACTACTGGAAGAAGTGATGCAGGCATTAAATTGTGCGCCAGAAGAAACGATAATGGTTGGAGATACTGAAATTGATGTCATGCTCGGACGCAATGCTGGTGTACATAAAGTTATCAGTGTGTTAAGTGGGTCAGGTGATAGTCAGGATTTACAAAATGCAGATGTAATATTAAATAGCGTAGCGGATTTACAGGATATTATATAA
- a CDS encoding branched-chain amino acid aminotransferase — translation MVAKFEVVERNELKQKPDQDNLSFGIHFTDYMFAMDYSEEFGWHNKKIVPYEDIPMSPASQVLHYGQAVFEGLKAYKTAAGAQLFRPDENFKRMNKSCERLEMPQLDVEEAVQALKQLISIEQDWIPTGEGQSLYIRPIMYANEPYLGVRPATSYKFLIILTPVGAYYGKGHLTPIKIFVEDEYVRAVRGGVGFAKAAGNYAASLIAQSRAEKLGYNQVLWLDGVEQSYIEEVGSMNIFFVFGNKLVTPQLNGSILPGITRKSILQLAAHLGYEVEERRIQIDEVVSAAKGGSLTEVFGAGTAVVISPVGEIKYKDEVVTIGSGNTGEVTQKLYDAYTSIQNGTSEDPFGWCLSV, via the coding sequence ATGGTTGCAAAGTTTGAAGTGGTAGAACGAAATGAGCTAAAACAAAAACCGGATCAGGATAATTTAAGTTTCGGTATTCACTTTACGGATTACATGTTTGCTATGGACTATTCTGAAGAATTTGGATGGCATAATAAGAAAATTGTACCTTATGAAGATATTCCCATGAGTCCGGCATCGCAAGTACTGCATTATGGTCAGGCAGTATTTGAAGGGTTAAAAGCATATAAAACGGCTGCAGGCGCCCAGTTATTTCGTCCGGATGAAAATTTTAAACGTATGAATAAGTCATGTGAGCGACTGGAGATGCCACAACTGGATGTTGAAGAAGCAGTTCAGGCACTTAAGCAATTGATTTCTATCGAACAAGACTGGATTCCAACAGGTGAGGGACAATCGCTATATATTCGACCGATTATGTATGCAAATGAACCATATTTAGGTGTACGACCTGCAACAAGCTATAAATTCTTAATTATTCTGACGCCTGTTGGTGCTTATTACGGTAAAGGTCACTTAACACCAATTAAAATATTTGTTGAAGATGAATATGTGCGTGCTGTACGTGGAGGTGTAGGTTTTGCAAAGGCTGCCGGAAATTATGCAGCGAGTTTGATTGCTCAGTCGAGAGCCGAGAAGCTTGGTTATAATCAAGTGCTGTGGCTGGATGGTGTAGAACAGTCATATATTGAAGAAGTGGGAAGTATGAATATTTTCTTTGTATTTGGTAATAAGCTTGTTACACCACAATTAAATGGCAGTATACTTCCAGGTATTACGCGTAAGTCGATTCTGCAACTTGCGGCACATTTAGGATACGAAGTGGAAGAGCGTAGAATTCAAATCGATGAAGTTGTATCTGCTGCAAAAGGTGGTAGTTTAACTGAAGTGTTCGGCGCAGGAACAGCAGTAGTAATTTCTCCGGTAGGTGAAATTAAATATAAAGATGAAGTAGTAACAATTGGGTCAGGAAACACAGGTGAAGTAACTCAAAAACTATATGATGCTTACACAAGTATTCAGAATGGTACTTCTGAAGATCCGTTTGGATGGTGCTTGTCAGTATAA
- a CDS encoding L-threonine 3-dehydrogenase — protein sequence MKRIMITGALGQIGTELTLKLREIYGVENVLATDLRRPEEGAKVLEGPFEELDVTDAERMDQLAGEFKADTIMHMAALLSATAEKNPVFAWNLNMGGLLNALEVARKYNMQFFTPSSIGAFGPNTPADNTPQVTIQRPTTMYGVNKVSGELLCDYYFHRFGVDTRGVRFPGLISHVKEPGGGTTDYAVEIYFKAIREGKYTSYINKGTFMDMMFMDDAIDAIIKLMEAPAENLIDRNAFNVTAMSVDPEMIAASIRKVMPEFELDYDVDPVREGIAQSWPNSIDASEAKKQWGFNPKFDLDTMTKEMLEAIKLKENK from the coding sequence ATGAAAAGAATTATGATCACAGGTGCTTTAGGCCAAATCGGTACAGAATTAACATTAAAATTAAGAGAAATTTACGGTGTTGAAAATGTATTAGCGACGGATTTACGTCGTCCGGAAGAAGGCGCAAAAGTATTAGAAGGACCATTCGAAGAATTAGATGTAACAGATGCAGAGCGTATGGATCAATTAGCTGGAGAATTCAAAGCGGATACAATTATGCATATGGCAGCTTTACTGTCAGCAACTGCTGAGAAAAATCCTGTATTTGCATGGAACTTAAATATGGGAGGCTTACTGAATGCATTAGAAGTTGCACGTAAATATAACATGCAATTCTTTACACCTTCATCAATCGGAGCATTCGGACCTAACACACCAGCAGATAATACACCACAAGTAACAATTCAGCGTCCTACGACAATGTACGGTGTTAACAAAGTATCTGGTGAATTATTATGTGATTACTACTTCCACCGTTTCGGAGTAGATACGCGTGGTGTACGTTTCCCTGGACTTATTTCACACGTTAAAGAACCAGGTGGCGGTACAACTGACTATGCGGTAGAAATTTACTTCAAAGCGATTCGCGAAGGAAAGTATACTTCATACATTAATAAAGGTACATTCATGGATATGATGTTCATGGACGATGCAATTGATGCGATCATCAAGTTAATGGAAGCTCCGGCAGAAAACTTAATTGACCGCAATGCATTTAACGTTACTGCAATGAGTGTAGATCCTGAAATGATTGCAGCAAGTATTCGTAAAGTAATGCCTGAATTTGAGCTTGATTACGATGTAGACCCTGTACGTGAAGGTATCGCACAAAGCTGGCCGAACTCTATTGATGCTTCTGAAGCTAAGAAGCAGTGGGGCTTTAATCCTAAGTTTGATTTAGATACGATGACAAAAGAAATGTTAGAAGCAATTAAATTAAAAGAGAATAAGTAA